One genomic window of Arachis hypogaea cultivar Tifrunner chromosome 8, arahy.Tifrunner.gnm2.J5K5, whole genome shotgun sequence includes the following:
- the LOC112708299 gene encoding dehydration-responsive element-binding protein 2D: MGMEERKQAKKPAQASSRKGCMRGKGGPENASCTYKGVRQRTWGKWVAEIREPNRGARLWLGTFETSHEAALAYDTAARKLYGPDAKLNLPLHHHHHSSSSNSPQIHRNHPLINNIITTPPPATPLISSSCNNSVNTASSMVASLHQQVRPPIYRSDSSSIVSSSLPLDSTNNKEEDVLRPFWGSVNDCLPVFDESIWTEAAMSLDFPVIAAAEAATGIYPNANLADVGVWDTPWCM, from the coding sequence ATGGGAATGGAGGAGAGGAAACAGGCGAAGAAACCAGCACAAGCCAGCTCCAGAAAGGGTTGTATGAGAGGCAAAGGTGGCCCTGAGAATGCGAGCTGCACCTATAAGGGTGTTAGGCAGAGAACTTGGGGCAAATGGGTTGCTGAGATCCGTGAACCCAATCGTGGTGCTCGTCTCTGGCTTGGTACCTTTGAGACCTCTCATGAAGCTGCTCTTGCTTATGATACTGCTGCTCGTAAGCTCTATGGCCCTGATGCTAAGCTCAATCTCCCTCTTCATCACCATCACCATTCTTCTTCTAGTAATTCCCCCCAAATTCATCGCAACCACCctcttattaataatattattactacTCCACCACCAGCAACACCACTTATTAGTTCTTCTTGTAATAATAGCGTCAACACAGCGTCGTCCATGGTGGCCTCTCTTCATCAGCAAGTTAGGCCACCAATATACCGCAGTGATTCTTCATCCATTGTGTCTTCTTCCCTTCCATTGGACAGCACCAACAATAAGGAGGAGGATGTTCTTCGACCGTTCTGGGGATCAGTGAATGATTGTTTGCCTGTGTTTGATGAATCAATCTGGACAGAAGCAGCCATGTCCCTTGATTTCCCTGTAATTGCTGCTGCAGAGGCTGCCACTGGAATTTACCCAAACGCCAACTTGGCAGATGTTGGTGTTTGGGACACCCCATGGTGCATGTAA
- the LOC112708286 gene encoding protein NRT1/ PTR FAMILY 8.2-like, whose translation MEWSSDLVSNGRVDVQGRIANKRTTGGWKASPFIIVNEVVERLAFFAVGVNMVNYLISVMHQSLPDAASHASQWAGAAYVFTLLGAFLADAYFGRFRTILIFSSIYAIGMVMLTLSASLSNLHPQQHKEATKDQNAFLYGALALIALGTGGIKPCVSSFGADQFDEGDDKEVVHKSAFFNWFFFAINTGALFGITVPVYVQEQVGWSWGFGIPTIFMFCSILILLLGVRYYRFQKPMGSPFTRFLQVMVASFRNHLKGVKLGIDTPLYEVQTPNSNIVGASKLPHTQQYSFLDKAAVIVDPEGTNRRNRWEICTVTQVEEFKSFIRVLPVWASTIALALTYSQQSTFFISQANISNRNLSSKFIIPAGSVPVFAAINAVIVVPIYEKLVVPFLRKRTGHPRGLTSLQRMGVGLFISIFAMASAALVEKKRREHYPERNSISVFWLFPQYFMIGCAEVFTYVGQLEFFYDEATDGTRSISSAMFLCEFGIGSWLNSVLVQIIEGATGGGNRGWLRNDLNASRLDYFYWIVTAFNALNFIVYVFVAYSYKGKGKPRT comes from the exons ATGGAATGGAGTAGTGATCTTGTAAGCAACGGTCGCGTGGATGTGCAGGGTAGGATCGCCAACAAGCGAACAACGGGAGGATGGAAGGCGTCACCCTTTATCATAG TGAACGAGGTGGTGGAGAGGTTGGCGTTTTTCGCAGTAGGAGTGAATATGGTGAATTACTTGATTTCAGTAATGCATCAGTCGCTTCCAGACGCAGCTTCGCACGCCTCCCAGTGGGCTGGCGCTGCTTATGTCTTTACGCTTCTCGGAGCCTTCCTTGCTGACGCTTATTTCGGTCGCTTTCGGACTATCCTCATCTTCTCCTCCATCTATGCCATT GGTATGGTTATGCTGACACTCTCAGCTTCACTAAGCAATCTGCACCCACAGCAACACAAAGAAGCAACCAAAGACCAAAATGCATTCCTGTACGGTGCATTGGCCCTCATTGCACTGGGCACAGGTGGAATCAAGCCATGTGTCTCTTCCTTCGGCGCCGACCAATTCGACGAGGGAGACGACAAAGAAGTTGTACACAAGTCTGCATTCTTCAACTGGTTCTTCTTCGCCATCAACACTGGCGCTCTCTTTGGAATCACTGTACCAGTTTATGTGCAGGAGCAGGTAGGGTGGTCTTGGGGCTTTGGAATACCCACCATCTTCATGTTTTGCTCCATTCTTATCCTACTTCTTGGTGTCCGTTACTACCGTTTTCAAAAACCTATGGGAAGCCCCTTCACTAGGTTTCTACAAGTCATGGTAGCCTCCTTCAGGAACCATCTTAAAGGAGTCAAACTAGGTATTGATACTCCTCTTTATGAGGTCCAAACCCCAAACTCTAACATCGTTGGTGCTAGTAAGCTACCGCACACTCAACAATACAG TTTTCTTGACAAGGCTGCAGTGATAGTGGACCCAGAAGGGACAAACAGAAGAAACAGATGGGAGATATGCACAGTGACACAGGTGGAAGAGTTCAAATCATTCATCAGAGTCCTTCCAGTGTGGGCATCCACCATTGCTCTAGCTCTGACTTATTCTCAACAGTCAACCTTCTTCATAAGCCAAGCAAACATAAGCAACCGAAACCTGAGCAGCAAATTCATTATCCCTGCAGGTTCTGTGCCGGTATTCGCCGCCATCAACGCAGTGATAGTGGTCCCAATCTACGAGAAGTTGGTAGTCCCATTCCTCAGGAAGCGCACAGGGCATCCACGTGGCCTCACATCGCTGCAACGAATGGGAGTGGGACTCTTCATATCGATCTTTGCCATGGCTTCAGCTGCATTAGTGGAAAAGAAAAGACGCGAGCACTACCCCGAAAGGAATAGCATTAGCGTGTTCTGGTTGTTCCCTCAGTACTTCATGATTGGGTGTGCAGAGGTATTCACTTACGTGGGGCAGTTGGAGTTCTTCTACGACGAAGCGACGGATGGGACTAGAAGCATTAGCAGTGCAATGTTTCTGTGCGAGTTTGGGATCGGAAGCTGGTTGAACAGTGTGTTGGTGCAGATCATTGAAGGTGCCACTGGTGGAGGAAACAGAGGGTGGTTGAGGAACGATCTTAATGCGAGTAGATTGGATTACTTTTATTGGATCGTAACTGCTTTCAATGCTCTCAACTTCATCGTCTACGTATTCGTCGCCTATTCTTACAAAGGGAAAGGGAAACCACGTACCTAG
- the LOC112705599 gene encoding protein WALLS ARE THIN 1 gives MADSGSSSSRRMWCSIPEKLQLHGAMLALQFGYAGFHVVSRAALNMGVSKLVFPVYRNIIAFLLLLPFAYFLEKKERPAITLNFLLQFFLLALVGITANQGFYLLGLDNTSPTFASAIQNSVPAITFLMAAILRIEKVRLDRKDGMAKVAGTVFCVAGASVITLYKGPTIYSPEPPLQTAAMSLGAAAEEGKNWTLGCVYLIGHCLSWSGWLVLQAPVLKKYPARLSVTSYTCFFGLLQFLAIALVVERDVNAWIFQSGAEVFTIVYAGVVASGIAFAVQIWCIHRGGPVFVAVYQPVQTLVVAVMASLALGEQFYLGGIIGAVLIVVGLYLVLWGKSEEKKFASQSQHVIASGPEHSSIRPASHAKSSLTQPLLPSSTENV, from the exons ATGGCTGATTCAGGATCCTCATCGTCAAGGAGGATGTGGTGCTCCATCCCAGAGAAGCTTCAACTACATGGTGCCATGCTGGCACTCCAGTTTGGCTATGCTGGCTTTCATGTTGTCTCAAGAGCTGCCCTTAACATGGGCGTTAGCAAACTTGTCTTCCCAGTCTACCGCAACATCATTGcttttctcctcctccttcccTTTGCATACTTCTTGGAGAA GAAGGAGAGGCCTGCCATTACTTTAAACTTCTTGCTGCAGTTCTTTCTTCTGGCACTTGTTGG GATTACAGCGAACCAAGGGTTTTACTTGCTGGGATTGGACAACACATCTCCAACATTTGCATCTGCAATACAGAACTCTGTCCCAGCCATTACATTTCTCATGGCAGCCATACTCAGGATAGAGAAAGTGCGGCTCGACAGAAAAGATGGCATGGCAAAGGTAGCCGGAACAGTATTCTGTGTGGCGGGGGCGTCCGTCATAACACTCTACAAGGGTCCAACCATCTACAGCCCAGAACCACCGCTGCAGACCGCAGCCATGAGCTTAGGGGCGGCAGCAGAAGAGGGAAAGAACTGGACCCTGGGATGTGTCTACCTCATTGGCCATTGCTTGTCTTGGTCCGGTTGGCTCGTCCTGCAGGCTCCGGTTCTGAAGAAGTACCCGGCTCGGCTCTCCGTGACTTCCTACACGTGCTTCTTTGGACTGTTGCAATTCCTTGCCATTGCTCTGGTGGTTGAAAGAGATGTGAATGCTTGGATTTTCCAATCAGGTGCTGAAGTCTTCACTATTGTATACGCGGGAGTGGTTGCTTCCGGCATAGCCTTTGCGGTGCAGATATGGTGCATTCACAGAGGTGGCCCTGTGTTCGTGGCGGTGTATCAGCCAGTCCAGACTCTTGTCGTCGCTGTCATGGCTTCCCTTGCTTTGGGTGAACAGTTCTACTTAGGCGG GATCATTGGAGCAGTTTTGATCGTAGTGGGTCTGTATCTAGTCCTGTGGGGTAAATCCGAAGAGAAGAAATTTGCATCTCAATCGCAACATGTCATTGCTTCTGGTCCAGAGCACAGTAGCATCAGGCCCGCAAGCCATGCCAAATCATCTCTTACTCAGCCTCTTCTTCCTTCCTCAACGGAAAATGTTTGA